Genomic window (Anaerolineae bacterium):
TGGCGGCGTACAACCTGGCGTTCGTGGCCCCGCTGGTGATGGTGTTTGGGGTGACAGCCTACGGGGTGGGATCGGATCGGCTGCGGTTGCTGCTGGCCCGGCACACGGCCACGGTGAAGCTGCTCACGGCGGCACTGTTCCTCGGGCTGGCCGCCTGGCTGGTGACGCTGCTGGTGTAGAGATCGGCCGCCGCCAAGCCGGGGCACGCTGAGCAGCGAGGAGGCAGCCTGGCACCACGAAGGGTGCCACCCCGAACTGAGATCCCGGGCGGAGTCGAGGGTTTCGCCGGGGTCCATCCGCTGCACTTCGACCGGAAGGAGGACACCGATGACCACCGTAGCTCTGTTCGGTGCCGGCGGCAAGATGGGGTGCCGCATAACCGACAACCTGATGCGTCACCCGGCCTACCGGATGCTCTACGTCGAGACGGGACCGGCCGGCCTGGAGCAGCTCAAGGAGAGGGGCCTCTCGGCCACGCCTTACGCTGAGTCCGTCCCTGAGGCCGACGCCATCGTCCTGGCCGTGCCGGACGCCCTGGTCGGCTTCGTCGCCTCGGAGCAGGCGGTGCCTCTGGCCCGTCCGGGGACGCTGGTCGTCTGTCTGGATCCAGCAGCGCCCTTTGCCGGGGTACTGCCTGCCCGCAGCGATGTCACCTACTTCGTCACCCACCCCTGCCATCCCTCTGTCTTCTTGCGCTCCGCTGACCCCAGCGTCCTGGACGACTACTTCGGCGGCGTGAGGGCTCCTCAGCACATCGTCTGCGCCCTGATGCAGGGCCCCGAGCCCGACTACGCCCGGGGCGAGGCCCTGGCGAGGGACATGTTCGCCCCCGTGCTCAATGCCTACCGGGTGACGGTGGAGCAGATGGCCCTCCTGGAGCCGGCGCTGTCGGAGACGGTGGCTGCTACCTGCCTCACCGTGGTGCGGGAGGCCATGGACGAAGCCATCCGCCGGGGCGTACCGGCGGAGGCGGCACGCGAGTTCCTGCTCGGCCACATCCGCATCAACCTGGCCATGTTCTTCGGTGTCATAGACACTCCCCTATCGGACGGGGCCCAGCTGGCCGTGGCCCGCGCCAAGAAGGAGCTGTTCCGGCCTGACTGGAAGCGGGTGTTCGAGCCCGAGGCCCTGCTGGAGAGCATCCGGGCTATCACTCAAGCCGAGTCGGCGGGCAGAGCACGGCGACGATGAGGCTAGGCGTCGGCTCCTACACCTTTCCCTGGGCCATCGGGGTGCCTGGTTACCCGCCGCCCCGCCCCATGACCGCGTCGGAACTGCTCGACCGGGCTCACGACCTGGGCGTCGGTGTGGTCCAGATCTGCGAGAACCTCCCTCTCCACCGCCTATCTCCTTCGGCCCTGGATTCGCTGGCAAGCCGGGCCCGCCATCTCGGCATCGCGCTGGAGGTGGGCACTCGGGGCATCCAGCCCGACCACCTCCTGGCTTATCTCGACCTGGCGCGACGGCTGGAATCGCCCATCGTCCGCACCGTGACCGACACTGCCGACCGGCAGCCGTCCGACGAGGAGGTGGTGGACGCGCTACGTCGGGTGGCGCCCGCCTTCGAGGCCGCCCGGGTATCGCTGGCGATCGAGAACCACGGGCGCCACTCAGCCGCCCGTCTGGTGCGCTTGCTCGAGGCGGTGGGCAGCCTGTACGTGGGCATCTGCCTGGACACCACCAACTCGCTGGGGGTCTTGGAGCGGCCCGAGGAGACAGTCGCGGTTCTGGCGCCGTGGGCGGTGAACCTCCACCTGAAGGACTACACCATCCGACGGCTGGACTACCAGTTCGGCTACGTCATCAGCGGGTGCCCCGTCGGGGCCGGCCTGCTGGACGTCCCGGCTGTCCTGGACCGATTGCGCCAGGCCGAGCGAGACGTCAACGTGATAGTGGAGCTGTGGACCCCACCCGAGCCGTCCCTCGCCGAGACAGTCGCCAAGCAGGAACGTTGGGCAGAAGAGAGCGTGGCCTACCTACAACCTCTGGTGGAGACTCGCGGGTCTGCCGGCTGAGGAGTCAGAGATGCATGCCCTCGGTGTTGTCCTTCAAGGCGGTGAGCAGCTATCGCACCAGGCCGCGGGGGACACTTTTCGTATCCGGTATGGTGCCGAACGGCCAAGGGAGGAGGAGTGCCGGCGAGATCGGGTGATGACGGCGAGCCAGCGGCCGCCACCCTGACTTGGGAGCAGGTGCTGGCCTGGCGCATGCGCCGACAGCACCTGGACCGGCGCGCCCCGCGTGGCGAGATGCTGGCCGTGGCGGGCGACATCTGCGGGCTGCACGCCCAGCTCATGTCCTCGGCCGAGCTGGCGCTCTGGGCCCGGGTTGCCGACCTGGAAGGTGGGGCCATGCAGCGCGCCCTGTGGCAGGACCGGGCCCTAGTGAAGGCCTGGGCCATGCGCGGGACGCTCCACCTCCTGCCGTCGGCGGAGTACCCCACGTGGCAAGCAGCCCTGAGCACCTACCGGCACCCGGAGAGGGGCTACTGGCAGCGCTACTTCGGCGTCACCCCAGAGCAGCTCGAGCGCCTGCTGGAGGTCATCCCCCTCGCTCTGGATGGGCCGCCCCTGACCCGCGAGGAGCTGGCCGACGCAGTCGCTTCTTTGACCGGTTCGCCGGAGCTGGGCAGCAGGCTGCGCGGCGGCTGGGGAAGCCTGCTCAAGCCCGCCTCGTATCTGGGCTACCTCTGCTTCGCCGATAGCGTGGGCAACAACGTCCGCTTCACCCGGCCCGACAGGTGGCTGCCGGCCTGGCACCCCCAGGACCCGGCGGGAGCGCTGGGCGCCGTCTTCCGCCGCTACCTGGGTGCCAAGGGGCCGGCCACGGAGGCGGATCTTGTGCGTTGGTGGACCGGCATCAGCACTGCCCGTGCTCGGCACCTCCTCAAGGGGCTGGGCGAGCAGGTGGTCCCGGTGAGCATCGAGGGAACCTCAGCCTGGGCGCTGGTCGAAAACCTTCCCGACTTGCTGGCGGCCGGCCCTACTGGTGCCGTGCGCCTGGTGCCTGCTTTCGACCAGTACGTCATAGGCGCCGCCCCGGACGCGCCCGAGCTCCTGCTGCCTCCCGCTATGCGCGCCCGCGTGTATCGGCCGCAGGCTTGGATCTCGCCCGTGCTGCTGGCCGACGGCCGCATGGAAGCAACGTGGCGCCACGAACGCAAGCGCAGCCAGGTCAGCGTGACCATCGAGCCCTTCCGCCCCCTGCCCCCGTGGGTGCGTCAGGGGGCGGAGCGCGAAGCGGAAAGCCTGGCTCACTTCCTGGGAGGCAGACTGGAACTGACCTGGGCTTCCTGAGAGTGGAGGTGTGGCCGCGGCGCGCCGGCTTGCTCCGGCTGTTGACACTCTGCCCCCGTGCCCCCATAGTGCCCGGCATCCATCGCCTCCGATGGGGGCGAGATAGAGCGGAGAGGTTGAGACATGGGGCAGAATGGGCGCGCTAAGGTACTCATCATCGGCGGCAGCGGCTTCGTGAGCGGCACTCTGGCCCGGATGGCAGTGGCCTCCGGCCACAAGGTATGGGTCGTCACCCGTGGCCAGAAGGACGTCCCCGCCGGCGTCACGGCTTTGGTGGCCGACCGCAAGGACGGCGCGGCTTTCGCCGAGGCGATCGCCTCGGCCAACACCGAGTGGGACGTGGTGTACGACTGCATCGGCTACTTCGCCGAAGACGCCCGCCAGGACGTAGAAGTCTTTCGCCAGCGCACGCCTCACCTCGGCTTCATCTCCACCGACTTCGTCTACGACCCGCCCCGCCGGCGGGTGCCTCAGCCCGAGGATACCCCCTACTACCTCACCGACGATAGCTACGGGGCCAATAAGCGCCGCTGCGAGCTCGAGCTCATCAACGGCGACACCGGCGACATGAAGTGGACCATCATCCGCCCCTGCCACATCTACGGCCCGGGGTCGGAGCTAGGGTGTCTCCCCAAGCACGGCCGGGACCCGGAGTTGCTGCGTCGTATCCGCGACGGAGAGGCCCTGGAGCTGGTGGGCGCCGGCTACTTCCTCCAGCAGCCCATCTTCGTCCGCGACCTGGCCGCCTTCTTTCTCAGCATGGTGGGGAACGCCAACTCCTACGGCCAGATCTACAACATGTACGGCCCCGACATCATCCAGTCCCGCGACTACTACCAGATCATCGCCGGCGTCCTGGGCACTACGGCGCGGATCGCGGAGATCCCGGTGGACCGCTACCGCGAGGAACACCCGGAGCACGTCTCCTTCCTGTGCCATCGGGTCGCCACTCTGGACAAGATGCGGGCTCACGGGCTGGCAGTGCCGAGCACGCCCATCGAGGAGGGCCTGCGGGAGCACACCGAGAGCAAGATCGCCGAAGGACGCTGAGCGGCACCCGCCTTTCCGTTCGTCGAGCGCGGCGAGGATAAGGTCTCACGTAGAGACGCCAAGACGCCAAGGCAAACCCCTCTTCCTCAGCTCATCTTCGCGCCTTTGCGTCTTGGCGTGAGGCTCTCTCTGCGCCAGGGGTGGCACCCGTGGCCGTGGCGGACCAGCCCTGCCAGTGAGTCCTAAGCGAGCGTCCGGACGTCCAGGGGGATGCCCTTGGCCTCATCGCGGACCAGAATGAGGGCCCCGGTAGGGCAGCGGTCCACGCACACGGAGCAGCCCATGCACCGGGCCCATTCCACCTGCGCCACGCCGTCGCTGGCGTGGATGGCGCCGAAGGGACAGGCTCCCCAGCAGGTGCCGCAGCCCGAGCATCGCTGGGCCTCCACCCGGGCCAGGTAGCCTGAGGGCGCCATCACCGGGATGCCGTGGCGGATCATGGCTTCCATGCCCACGCAGCAGCAATCGCAGCAGTTGCAGATGGCGTAGAACCGGTTCAGGGCTGTGTCCTTGAACCAGGCAGTGTGAACGTGCCCGCGGTCGTGCTCCTGACGCAGCAGTTCCAGCGCCTCGTTCTGGGTCAGCCTGCGCGCACCCCCGGGGTGATGGTCCAGGGTGAAATCCACGAAGGGCTGGCCGATGATTAGGCACACCTGGGTGGGCTCGCAGTGACGGGTACGGGACAGCCGGCAGGCACACTCATACACCGCGATGTCCGGCGATCCGCTCAGCACCAGAGTCCGAGCCTGGGAGTAGGGGATCACCTGCTCCAGGTCGCGCAGGGGGATGTCTCGATCGAGAGTGATGACGGACCGGGCCAGCTCGGCGGTGAGCACCTTGGCGTGGTACCGGTCGGCCAGGTATCGGCTCTGCCGAGGCCTTAATCGGGGCAGGAGCCAGCGCAGGACCGCCATGTACTGGCGGGTCCAACGCCCGTAGACGTAGCCGTGCAGCGCCGTCAGGCTGAACGTTCCCGACCAGCCCATGAGGCGGATGCTCCGGCGGCTGGAGGGGAGCAGGAAGCGGCCCCGTTCCCCCACCAACCAGAGGGCTGCCAGTCCCGCCAGCAGCGCAGCCAGGACCGTCCCCAGCCTCCTCCTCACCGGCCAGCCATCCCGTGCCTCAATGTGCGAACCGGGCTGCTCTCTCACAGGGCCGCCACGGTCTCCGCGTCCAGCTTGCCTACCACGGCGATGAGCAGCTTGAGCATGTTGTCGTAGTCATCACGGTGCATGATGCCAGCCTGACTGTGCACGTGCCGGACCGGCACCCCCAGTACCACGGTGGGCACCCCGGCGTGGTGCATGTGAATCATGGCCCCGTCGGCTGCCGCCCCGGTGTAGGCGGAGAACTGCAAGGGTATGCCCAGCTCGCCTGCTGTCTCGATGATCAGGTCGCGAAGCTTGAGGTTGGGGATCATGCGGGCGTCCAGCAGCCACAGAGATGGGCCCCCTCCCAGCTTGGTGGCTGCCTCCTGGGGCTGGATGCCGGGCAGGTCACCGCACAAGTCCACTTCCAGGATCAGGGCCACGTCCGGATCCACTAGTTCGGCGCTGGTCTTGGCCCCTCGAGTGCCTACCTCCTCCATCACCGTGCCCACGGCGTAAAGCACGTTGGGGTGCGGCGCCTGGGCGAAGTGCTGCAGCAGATCCAGCATCAGGGCCACTCCGGCGCGGTCGTCGAACGCCTTGCCCATGTAGGCCTTGCCCCCGGCAAGCACCTCGAAGGCCCCCACCGGCACCACCGGGTCCCCCGGGCGCACCCCGGCCTCAGTGGCCGTCTCCTTCGAGGTGGCTCCGATGTCTATGTACATGTCCTTGCGCTCGACCAGCTTCTTGCGCTCGTCCGGGGGCAACAGATGGGGCGGCTTGGCCCCGATGACGCCGGTCAGGTCGCCCTTGTGCGTCTTCACCGTCACCCGCTGGCCCAGGAGTACCTGGTCCCACCAGCCGCCTAGGGGCAAGAAGCGGAGCATGCCGTCGTCGCCTACGTGGTGCACCATGAAGCCGATCTCGTCCAGGTGTGCCGCCAGCATCACCCGCGGGCCGGACTGGCCTTGCCGGCAGATGAGTGAGCCGATGCGGTCCTGCTCGATGGTGGAGACGGGCTCGGCCAGTCGGCGCACAAGCGCCCGCACTTCACCCTCGTAGCCCGGCACTCCGTGGGCTTCGCTCAGCTCTTTGAGGAGTCTCTCCGTCTGATCCATGTCTTTGCCTCCGTACGGCCCTCGGACGCTGCCCTGCCCTCGAGGGCAGGGGCTAGTATAGCCAGGCATCGCCCTAGGGGGAACCGCCCGAGTGTGTCCGTCATCGCCGTTCTGAGGGCGAGCGAGTGGCGCGCCGTGCGCCCAGGCGTCCAGAGCGACCCGTAGGCGAGGAGGGTGCGCGAGAGGAGAGTCCCGCGCCTCGCGGCGGCCGGACATGCACGGCTGCCGCTGGGGACGCGGCCACCCCCAGGGACCAGACGGACCAGCCTTGTGGCTGCCAGCCCCCTCTGTATAATGCCCGCACCTGCCCCCTCGCCCGAGGAGGAATCATTTGACCGAACCCATGGACGAAGGGCTCAACCTCTACTGGGGCGACATGCACACCAACGTGCATCATCACCACATGCCCAGTCTGGAGGATACCTTCGCCGCCGCCCTCGCTCATCTGGACTTCTTTCCCATCGCCTATTACCCCTTCTACTACTACCAGGCCGCCGGTAAGCTTCAGGTGGAGACAGTCGGCCAGCGGGACCAGTTCCTCGAGGACTGGGAGGAAGTCTTGCGCCAGGTGGAGCGGCACAACGACCCGGGCCGCTTCGTCACTTTCGCCGGCTATGAGTGGCACGGCGACCGCCGGTTCTACGGGGATCACAACGTCTTCTACTTCGGTCGCGGGCCCCTCACTGCGGCTCAGTCCCTCCCTCACCTGTACGCCCACCTGCGGCGGGCGCGCGGCATCGCCATCCCACACCACACCGCCTACCAGGTGGGCGAGCGGGGCAAAGACTGGCACTACCACGAGGACGACCTCAGCCCCTTCGCCGAGATCTACTCCTCCCACGGATCTTCCGAAGGGTGCAACACGCCCTTCACCCTCGAGCGGAACCAGGACATGGCCCCCCGGGTGTCCGGAGGCTCTATCCAAGACGGCCTGGCCCACGGCTACCGGATCGGCATCATGGCCTCCAGCGACAGCCACAACGGCTACCCGGGCCCCTGGGGCAGCGGCCTCATGGGCGTGTACGCGGCGGAGCTATCCCGGCCGGCCCTGTGGGAGGCGTTCCTGCAGCGGCGTGTCTTCGGTGTCACCGGCGACCGGATGGCCCTAGCGTTCCGCCTCAACGGACACTTCATGGGCAGCGATATCCGCGCTCACCCCCCTATGGAGATCACCGGCACCGTCGTAGGCAGCGACGCCATTGACCGGATCGAGCTCCTGCGCGACAACCGCGTGGTGCACACCCTGTGTCACGCCGACCGATGGGAAGTGCCTCAGGGCGGGGGGCCCCACCGCCTGAAGCTGCGGCTACAGTGCGGCTGGGGCCTGAGTCCCCGTTACGGGGTGCGCGCCGAGCCCCGGACCTGGCGGGGCGTCACCGAGGTGGATCGGGGGCGCATCATCTCTTGCGAGGGCCTCTTCACCGACTTTGGCCAATCCTTCACCCAAGAAGGCGAGCGATCGGTCTCCTGGCAGCTCACCACCCCACCGCGAGAGAGCGGGCGGAGCAACGTGCAGGGGATGGTCTTCGAGATCGAAGCACCTCTGAGCGCCCACGTTCGCATCCAGGTGGGCGATGAGGACTGGGGCTTTCACGTCTCCGAAGCCTTCCATCGGTCGCGGGTGGTGACCTTCCAGCACCAGACGAGGGAAGAGGTACAGACGCTACTGGGAGTCGGCCAGCTTTCGGAGGTAGAGAACCTGGGAGACGTCCTGTGGCACAACTCCGCTAAGATGAAGGCGCACCTGGCGGTGCCTGAGGCCGCGTACCGGGTGCCCTTCACGTTTGTAGACGAAGAGGTGCCGCCCGGGCGGCACTGGTACTACCTGCGTGTGGCGCAGCTAAACGGCCAGATGGCATGGTCGTCACCCGTCTGGGTGGAAGTTCCGGAAGATCGGGGATAGGTCACAGGCGGTCCGGCCCGCACCGCCGAGACCCATCCCCGATCTCCTCTGCTTATCTCACCTACTCGGCCGGTGGGATGATAAGCACCTGACCCACGTTGATCAGGTCTGGGTTCTCGATCTCGTTAGCCTCGATGAGCGCTTCCAGAGTGACCCCATGCTGCCGGGCTATGCGGGTCAAGTTGTCCCCTGGCTGCACAGTGTAGGTCACAGGCTCCGGGGTAGGCGTCTCCGTAGGTTCGGGCGTGGCCGTCGGCTCCGGCGTAGGAGTGGGCGTAGCGGTAGGCTCGGGCGTCGCCGTCGGCTCCGGCGTAGCCGTTGGCTGCGGTGTGGCCGTAGGTGCCGGCGTGGGGCTGGGCGTAGGCGTGCTCGTGGCGGGGGGAGCAACCGTCGGTTCGGGAGTGGGCGTCTCCGAGGGAGCCACCACCAGCGGTTCGGTCGGGGCGGCCACTCGCAATCCCATCAGGCCTTCCAGCGTGCCCGGGGGCAGGGGCTCATCGGTGAGGACGATGTCCACTCCCACGGCAAAATGGCTGAGGAGACCGAACAACATGTCCACCCCCCTCCGCCCGACGTCCGAAGTGAGCACCGGCGGCAGGCCGAAGTCGGTGGCAGCCACGTCCAGCAGGAGGTCCAGCACATTGCCGCGGGTGGTCTCATCCCATTCCAGGTGGGCGTGGGCACCATTGATACCTAGATCCACCCCGGGTGCGCCGATCCCCACCGAGAGGGCCCGCACACCTTCGCCCAGCAGCCCGACGTAGTAGCGAATCGTCTCCGGTATGCCCATCCCCAGCACTTGCAGCGGCAAGGGCTCGCCGTATACCGCCAGCCTTCCGTCCGTGCGGCAAATGGTAACGGGCACGGTGACCTCTCCCAGAGCACGAGCAGGCTCAGGCTGGTGCTTGAGCGCCCCCGGATCCGGCGTGGGAGCGCCCTCGTAGATCACCTGAGCGGAGAGGCTGGTGTGCGCCAGCAGGGTCCCCAGGGCATCCCAGGGGAGCATGTCCCCCGCGAAAGCCGAAGCAGCCGTGGGCACGAACGCCGGGTCCAAGCGGAGCACGGGCATGGGCCGATTGCCTAGGGAGGAGCGGAGCTCCATTCTCTCGCCTTCCCAGGCCAGGCCCACCGGGCCCAGACGCTCCACGTACCGCAGACTTACAGGATCGAGGACGAAGCCGGTGCCAAGGTCCTCCACGTACAGGCCGCCATCCCGTACTTCGACTTCTACCGGACGGCCCAAACGGACGAGCAAGTCCTTGTCGCGGGGCTCAGCTGCCAAGAAGAGATCCGCCCGGACTCGGCTGTCCGCTAGCCACTCTGCCGCCAACTCGGCGATCTGCCGGTCCTGGGGACGGAGGACCAGTCCAGCCATCCCGGCCAAGTCCTCGGCGTTGGCCAAGAGATCCTCGGGGCTCCACCCCAGCAGCAGCCATTCCTCGCCGTGGACCCTGACGCCGGTACCGTTGCCCAGGACCACCACCTCGAGCTCATCTAGGCCCAGGTCGGAGATCGGCAGTCCCTGAAGCAAAGAGGGATCGAACAGCACCAGGCTCAGCCCTAGATCTTCGGCTGCTATCCCACCCAACGAGAGCAAGCGGCCATCAGGAGCGACGGTGGCGCCAAGCTCGATTACGTTCGGGCGCTCTCCCGCCAGATCCAGAGGCTCCAGCCGCCGGGCCAGGTCCACTGGCTGCTCTCGACCCATGGGCAATCGCACCACCGTGGCCAGGCTGACATCGCTCACCCAGGCAGCCAGGGGGTCCAGCTCCGGTACCCACTCCTGCGCCAGGGCACTCAAGGCGGAACGGGTGACAGTAACGGACGTGAGGGGAATGCCGTTGAGAAAGACGGTGGTCTCCTCACCTCGCTTGACCAGGGCGAGCAGCCCTACGCCGGTGTCCCCGGCCATCCGGACGTAGACTGGCTCTACCGCCAGAGGGGGAAGCGCCAGGCCCAGCCTCTGGCCGAGCGCAGTGAGGGCACGGGAGTCCACCTGAGCCGGCGTATCCGGCAGCAGGATCGACCAGTCTCCCGTGTCCTCGATCTGGAGCTCCACCACGGGAGGGGCGTCACTCACCTCATTGGGGCCGGCCGCCGCAGCGGGCAACGCTCCGGCGAGAACCAGAAGCACCGCGAGAACCAGAAGTCCCAACCTCGGTCTGCTCATCGCCGCACTCCTCACACCCCGGGCTTGGGTAGTCCGCCTCACGCCACGCACTGGCGAAGCTCTGACCAGCTTCACCTACAACGGAGCAGCTGCAGCAAGAAGCCCTGGCCGACCCGGCGCGGCTCGTGGCGTCAGCCACCGGCGCTGTGCGCAGTATAGCACAGCCGTCAGTCACGTCCACCCGCCCAGGGGAAAATCGGCCCCCATGCGGGGAACTCGTCGCCGCCCAGCTGCCCATTCAGCCTGTGGGCGCCGCTGTGCTAGAATCAAGAGCGACGATGGGAAAGGATGCCATGCACATTCTCGTCACCAACGACGACGGTGTGAGCTCGCCCGGCCTGGTGGCCCTGGGGGCAGCCTTGCGTCGGCTGGGCACAGTCACCGTCTTCGCGCCCGATCACAACTGGAGCGCCGCCGGCCACAACAAGACCATGCATAAGCCTCTGCGGGTGGAATCGGTGCAACTGTCTGACGGCAGCCCCGCCCTGGCCTCCAACGGGACGCCATCGGACTGCGTGGCCATGGCGGTCCTGGGAGTGGTGGGGCGGCCCATAGACCTGGTGGTGTCCGGGATCAATGCGGGGCCCAACCTGGGGCAGGACATCACCTACTCGGGCACGGTCGCCGGCGCCATGGAGGCCACCATCAATGGGCTCCCCGCCATAGCCGTTTCGCTGGCCTCGTACAACTCGGAGCTGGACTTCGGCCCCGCTGCCGAGGTGGCTGCCGCCGTGGCCGAGACGGCCCACGTGTGCGGGCTCCCGCCTGACGTGTTCCTGAACGTCAACGTCCCTCCTGGGCCGGAGGCCGCTCGGCGAGACGTGAGGCTGACGCGTCTCGGCCGCCGGGTGTATCGCGACGTGCTGCTTCGCCGAGAGGACCCGCGTGGCCGTCCGTACTACTGGATAGGGGGCGACCCACCGACCGGGGAGCCGGAGCCCGACACCGATATCTGGGCCCTGGAGCACGGTCTGGTCTCCATTACCCCCA
Coding sequences:
- a CDS encoding M42 family metallopeptidase translates to MDQTERLLKELSEAHGVPGYEGEVRALVRRLAEPVSTIEQDRIGSLICRQGQSGPRVMLAAHLDEIGFMVHHVGDDGMLRFLPLGGWWDQVLLGQRVTVKTHKGDLTGVIGAKPPHLLPPDERKKLVERKDMYIDIGATSKETATEAGVRPGDPVVPVGAFEVLAGGKAYMGKAFDDRAGVALMLDLLQHFAQAPHPNVLYAVGTVMEEVGTRGAKTSAELVDPDVALILEVDLCGDLPGIQPQEAATKLGGGPSLWLLDARMIPNLKLRDLIIETAGELGIPLQFSAYTGAAADGAMIHMHHAGVPTVVLGVPVRHVHSQAGIMHRDDYDNMLKLLIAVVGKLDAETVAAL
- a CDS encoding sugar phosphate isomerase/epimerase, which produces MRLGVGSYTFPWAIGVPGYPPPRPMTASELLDRAHDLGVGVVQICENLPLHRLSPSALDSLASRARHLGIALEVGTRGIQPDHLLAYLDLARRLESPIVRTVTDTADRQPSDEEVVDALRRVAPAFEAARVSLAIENHGRHSAARLVRLLEAVGSLYVGICLDTTNSLGVLERPEETVAVLAPWAVNLHLKDYTIRRLDYQFGYVISGCPVGAGLLDVPAVLDRLRQAERDVNVIVELWTPPEPSLAETVAKQERWAEESVAYLQPLVETRGSAG
- a CDS encoding DUF3604 domain-containing protein, whose translation is MTEPMDEGLNLYWGDMHTNVHHHHMPSLEDTFAAALAHLDFFPIAYYPFYYYQAAGKLQVETVGQRDQFLEDWEEVLRQVERHNDPGRFVTFAGYEWHGDRRFYGDHNVFYFGRGPLTAAQSLPHLYAHLRRARGIAIPHHTAYQVGERGKDWHYHEDDLSPFAEIYSSHGSSEGCNTPFTLERNQDMAPRVSGGSIQDGLAHGYRIGIMASSDSHNGYPGPWGSGLMGVYAAELSRPALWEAFLQRRVFGVTGDRMALAFRLNGHFMGSDIRAHPPMEITGTVVGSDAIDRIELLRDNRVVHTLCHADRWEVPQGGGPHRLKLRLQCGWGLSPRYGVRAEPRTWRGVTEVDRGRIISCEGLFTDFGQSFTQEGERSVSWQLTTPPRESGRSNVQGMVFEIEAPLSAHVRIQVGDEDWGFHVSEAFHRSRVVTFQHQTREEVQTLLGVGQLSEVENLGDVLWHNSAKMKAHLAVPEAAYRVPFTFVDEEVPPGRHWYYLRVAQLNGQMAWSSPVWVEVPEDRG
- a CDS encoding semialdehyde dehydrogenase, with translation MTTVALFGAGGKMGCRITDNLMRHPAYRMLYVETGPAGLEQLKERGLSATPYAESVPEADAIVLAVPDALVGFVASEQAVPLARPGTLVVCLDPAAPFAGVLPARSDVTYFVTHPCHPSVFLRSADPSVLDDYFGGVRAPQHIVCALMQGPEPDYARGEALARDMFAPVLNAYRVTVEQMALLEPALSETVAATCLTVVREAMDEAIRRGVPAEAAREFLLGHIRINLAMFFGVIDTPLSDGAQLAVARAKKELFRPDWKRVFEPEALLESIRAITQAESAGRARRR
- a CDS encoding winged helix DNA-binding domain-containing protein, translating into MPARSGDDGEPAAATLTWEQVLAWRMRRQHLDRRAPRGEMLAVAGDICGLHAQLMSSAELALWARVADLEGGAMQRALWQDRALVKAWAMRGTLHLLPSAEYPTWQAALSTYRHPERGYWQRYFGVTPEQLERLLEVIPLALDGPPLTREELADAVASLTGSPELGSRLRGGWGSLLKPASYLGYLCFADSVGNNVRFTRPDRWLPAWHPQDPAGALGAVFRRYLGAKGPATEADLVRWWTGISTARARHLLKGLGEQVVPVSIEGTSAWALVENLPDLLAAGPTGAVRLVPAFDQYVIGAAPDAPELLLPPAMRARVYRPQAWISPVLLADGRMEATWRHERKRSQVSVTIEPFRPLPPWVRQGAEREAESLAHFLGGRLELTWAS
- a CDS encoding NAD-dependent epimerase/dehydratase family protein, whose translation is MGQNGRAKVLIIGGSGFVSGTLARMAVASGHKVWVVTRGQKDVPAGVTALVADRKDGAAFAEAIASANTEWDVVYDCIGYFAEDARQDVEVFRQRTPHLGFISTDFVYDPPRRRVPQPEDTPYYLTDDSYGANKRRCELELINGDTGDMKWTIIRPCHIYGPGSELGCLPKHGRDPELLRRIRDGEALELVGAGYFLQQPIFVRDLAAFFLSMVGNANSYGQIYNMYGPDIIQSRDYYQIIAGVLGTTARIAEIPVDRYREEHPEHVSFLCHRVATLDKMRAHGLAVPSTPIEEGLREHTESKIAEGR
- a CDS encoding LysM peptidoglycan-binding domain-containing protein; this encodes MAGDTGVGLLALVKRGEETTVFLNGIPLTSVTVTRSALSALAQEWVPELDPLAAWVSDVSLATVVRLPMGREQPVDLARRLEPLDLAGERPNVIELGATVAPDGRLLSLGGIAAEDLGLSLVLFDPSLLQGLPISDLGLDELEVVVLGNGTGVRVHGEEWLLLGWSPEDLLANAEDLAGMAGLVLRPQDRQIAELAAEWLADSRVRADLFLAAEPRDKDLLVRLGRPVEVEVRDGGLYVEDLGTGFVLDPVSLRYVERLGPVGLAWEGERMELRSSLGNRPMPVLRLDPAFVPTAASAFAGDMLPWDALGTLLAHTSLSAQVIYEGAPTPDPGALKHQPEPARALGEVTVPVTICRTDGRLAVYGEPLPLQVLGMGIPETIRYYVGLLGEGVRALSVGIGAPGVDLGINGAHAHLEWDETTRGNVLDLLLDVAATDFGLPPVLTSDVGRRGVDMLFGLLSHFAVGVDIVLTDEPLPPGTLEGLMGLRVAAPTEPLVVAPSETPTPEPTVAPPATSTPTPSPTPAPTATPQPTATPEPTATPEPTATPTPTPEPTATPEPTETPTPEPVTYTVQPGDNLTRIARQHGVTLEALIEANEIENPDLINVGQVLIIPPAE
- the surE gene encoding 5'/3'-nucleotidase SurE, which gives rise to MHILVTNDDGVSSPGLVALGAALRRLGTVTVFAPDHNWSAAGHNKTMHKPLRVESVQLSDGSPALASNGTPSDCVAMAVLGVVGRPIDLVVSGINAGPNLGQDITYSGTVAGAMEATINGLPAIAVSLASYNSELDFGPAAEVAAAVAETAHVCGLPPDVFLNVNVPPGPEAARRDVRLTRLGRRVYRDVLLRREDPRGRPYYWIGGDPPTGEPEPDTDIWALEHGLVSITPIHMDMTAYPLLNKEGEWRRRLLAALSAGRGGGGQ
- a CDS encoding 4Fe-4S binding protein, which gives rise to MRRRLGTVLAALLAGLAALWLVGERGRFLLPSSRRSIRLMGWSGTFSLTALHGYVYGRWTRQYMAVLRWLLPRLRPRQSRYLADRYHAKVLTAELARSVITLDRDIPLRDLEQVIPYSQARTLVLSGSPDIAVYECACRLSRTRHCEPTQVCLIIGQPFVDFTLDHHPGGARRLTQNEALELLRQEHDRGHVHTAWFKDTALNRFYAICNCCDCCCVGMEAMIRHGIPVMAPSGYLARVEAQRCSGCGTCWGACPFGAIHASDGVAQVEWARCMGCSVCVDRCPTGALILVRDEAKGIPLDVRTLA